One Gossypium arboreum isolate Shixiya-1 chromosome 13, ASM2569848v2, whole genome shotgun sequence genomic window, aattaataatttaatttctttgaaaTAACTATCACATCACAGACAACGTACTGCATCATTGTAAGATAAAAGCGTGTTAAAATAAAGTATTCGAATGTTAAAAACATCTGAAGTCACAAATTAACAGTTtctaaattcaaattttttcttaTTCACAATTTTTAGAAGtgatatttaattttttcaaattaatcAGATCATTAAAtctatttcaaaaatttctaaactATTTTTTTAACTTAGTATAAAAATTTTTTAATCACAAATAGttacattattttaatttaatagattATTACgaacttttaaaatatataaaaattaattgttttattttatcttattttcttCATCCTCTTAAGGCCGAGAATTTTGTTTTTCAACTTCAGACAAGATAAAAGTTCTTTCATCAATCTAAAACCAAACCAAATTTGAGATGCTGCGAAGATAGAGTTTGATCTGTAACTAACTTTGAGATATTCGAAGATAGAGTTTGACTTGTATCGGTTAAACCGGACTAATAAACTTTGATTAGATCgattcttttaaaaatatattttatttttattttcataaatttttaataatatatttcatTGAAtcaaatgtattaaattgaaaaactaacgatatgaaataaataatttagataggataccaaattaattttttttaaataaagtcAACTTTTAGTGATACTTGAATAAAAATTTGTCTAAGTAtgataaaaaagtaaaaaaataaaatcagatACTGAGATGAGAAAAACGTAGAGTTTAAGTTCCCTATGTGGATTAAGGAAAAAAATGGGAATGGAAcaaagaaatttactaatatgAATTTTctgtaaaaaaagaaaagagctgGAGAACTATTACCGCAAGGAAAAGGCCTCCAGAGTTCTCACTCCAAGACACAACACACAATTCACTGCACTCCAAGCTTCTCTACTCTTAAATCTAATGTCTCTAATGTCACAAACTATAAAACTAAATAAGTAAAGTTCGACCAAGTACCTAAAAGCAAGTCCATAATGAACCACATTCCTATTGAACTCCAACTACAGATTTGAGAAACCCAAGCTTCGCATCGACTTCTGCAGGATCACACGTGTCCTTCAAGGATGGAGGGGGCTCAATTCCAGTGAACACATACAGAGCTTTCAATTCATCTATGCATGTCTCTCTTCGGGCGGCTTTATACCCCACTATTGTTCTCAGAGCATTCATTTGTTCCCAAATCTTCTCCTCACAGTGAATTGCCTGCAGTCAGATGATAGTTAAATGTGTGATCAATGTGATGAACTACTGTTCATGAGAAACCTACATATCCACGTTCATAATCCTTTGTGATAAGCACATTTATAGGTAATAAATGGTTCTAGTAGGGGTTTACCAGCACGAGGGACGGACATTCCTTGACATGGTAATTCATTAAAAACTACGCTTTAAAAATGCTCAAGACAAGGGAACATCATTTAAATTGAAATTGAACATGTCTACATGACTATTCTAGCAGGAAATAAGACCAGTTTGATCAATAAAAGAATTCTGACCTTATACTTCAATTATTTGGAGCATGGCTCCCGATCTTAATGAGACTGACAGACATATTTATTAAGAAATAGTTGCGTGACATGCGACATAAATTATCTTAGGCCTAACCTCATTGGATGGGGCATCCGTGGCATTTTCTACAGGAATTTTAGTGTTATCTGCTTCCTGAGCTTTTGTAGAAACAGGAAGATCTGAAGAATCAGAAGCGTGTTGGTGAAGAGAGTAACTAGATGAAGGCCAACTTTCTGCATATGTAGCATTGGAGTATAATAATTAGAATCACAATTAACCTTATAAACAAAAGCAAACCATGAAACAAATTAAGCTGAAAATCAACTATTGCAGATGCTACCTTCAGTGTTCACTTCTGGAGGAGACCCCTGCAGACTAACTGTACTTAAATTTTCTGACAGGTCAAGCCCTTGGTCGTCATTGATCTCTCTTATATCTTCATTGGAAAAAACCACATCTTTCTTCTCCTTATTCAGTCGATAGCTTCGATCTACAATGTTTTCATCTTTTGCTTGTCCTACTATCGATGTAGAAATTTCGACTGTAAGCCCCTTTGTAATGCTATCATCATTCGCAGTTTCACTCACTGACCCTACTAGTTGCTCCCTTTTCTGAATATCCATTTCCACAGATCCCTTGATTTGCTCTTTACTATCAGCTTTATTTTTTTCTACTTCGGTTTCAGATTCACTAGTTGGCATTTCCATCCCATAATCAGCGACGGCATTTGCAGAAATTTGCAAAATTTGCTTATCATCTTTCTCAGTACCAACATGCACTTTTTCTGTACTCGGCTTATCATCCATATAAGCTCTTTCCCCCTGGTCTCGGATTTTTTCTAATAATCCCATAGTCTCCCTTACTAACTCTTCATCCTCTTCAACGTCAGTAGACTGGGTGAAATGCACATCTACCTTTTCCATCAGAAATTGTGTTTCGCTCTCCTTATTGTTGCCATTCTTCTCATCTTCCACAAACTCAATCACAACATTACAGGCCTCCTCTATTGGCTGTTTATCTCTCACATATTCCTCCTCTTTAGCTTCATTTATTCCCTGAACCTCCTTTTCTTTTTGTTGTTCTCCAGTTGTCCCTCTTAATTTCTCATTCACTAAAGCATCAATGGCCCGAATTAACTGAACGTATTCATCTTTCTCTTTCACATTTCCGGATCCCAATGGCGTTTCATTCACAAGATTGCTGCTGCACTTTTCGTCTCTTTGGATAACAGCTTCAATACCCTGGCTCTTTTCTGCTGGCGGTTTGTTTCGACATTCCCCTATCATTGGCTGCTCTGTTTGCATTCCTGTTAGTTCCTTAACTTCTTCAAAACTTAGGGATGGCCTTTCATTCATAAATTCACTGTCATCTCCAGCTGATCTCTTTACATCATTTTGGACCCCATCTTTCTGATATGCACCCTTTTGCAAAATATCCCCTTTATCTGGTTCCTCATTTCTCTTGTCAACCAATTCAATTCTAgcctcaatttcttcaataatgtCCTCTTTTAACTCTTCTTCCTCCCTCTCTATGCTAATATCTCCTTTAATAACTTCATTTTGTACTCCATTAGTTTCTTCTCCTCCTTCTCCTTCTCCTTCTCCTTCTCCTTCTCCTTCTCCTTCTCCTTCTCCTTCTCCATTACATGCTTTTCCATATTCCAACAATAATGGGGCAGATCGCGAAGGCATTGGAAGTAACCTACTCATTAAAGTCTTAGTGCAAACATAGCTTACTAATAAGACTCCATAAGGGACCGAACAGACGAACCCAATAGCAGAAATAGCCATAATTGGAGGGAAGACAAGTGGTGCAGATGATATAACAATTCCAGTGACAAATATTTTCCTTCCCAATCTCATCAACCAACTTAGTTTGCCATTCTCACTATACCCAgttgatgattcttggatttcccATTCTAATTCTGGATCATCCATCCTAGAACCACTTAAACAAAGTCTTGAAATTAGTTTCTTACTTATCTAAACAACAAAAACTAGTATCACCAACAAAATCTAAATTGTATGCAGCTAACCTTTAGTATGGTTAATTTGTAACTTGGCTTCAGACTATGATGGATGCTGCAAAACAGAAAAGTTTTTGAAACAGGAACCTAATTAATCTATCGTGAAGGTGACTTCAAATTCTGAAACATGATCATCAAACTAAGTATATGACGAGGATTTAAAGGGGAGAGAAAAAGCAATGAAGAACAACAGAAAGAAAAAGGAATGAGAAAAGAACAGATTCGATTTGTGTAAGCCTTTAATTTTAGAAACTATACCTGAGAGTGGTAGATGAATGGTTAGTTTGAAAGTGGATGAGGCCATGACGAATCTTCAGAGAGAGCAGATGATGTTTCGATTGAAAACCTGGGAGGAAAAATGCAAAGTGTAAGATGCAAGGCAACTAAAAGGAGAGTGGAGAGTGTTGACAATGACACGTGTTGGAAGAGCAGACAGGCAGATGTCGATTTGCATGCAGAGATTAGTTTCCGCAGTTCAACGTGTTTGCTCTACACTGGCAAGTGGCAACCTTAATAGCCCTGTTCTTTTTGCCTCTGCATTTgcagcatttcgatacaaatcagTGGCTGTGTGAATACATGTACCTATATTTACAAGAAAATGCTCTCACTAAGTTTCAGGAAATtcaacttaaaaattaaaaattaatatttatataatcttatagagaaaggattgtatgaaacagtgacgtCACGTTATCTGTATCTCTtttcaatagttttatgccacatcagtattcttattctgaattttagtattttaatttggatttgatttttttcagtATAAAATTCTGAAATTCAGGATAAAAGTACTGATGTGACATAAAAGTATTGGAAAGGGATACAGATGACgtggcgtcactgtttc contains:
- the LOC108464445 gene encoding uncharacterized protein LOC108464445, with product MDDPELEWEIQESSTGYSENGKLSWLMRLGRKIFVTGIVISSAPLVFPPIMAISAIGFVCSVPYGVLLVSYVCTKTLMSRLLPMPSRSAPLLLEYGKACNGEGEGEGEGEGEGEGEGEGGEETNGVQNEVIKGDISIEREEEELKEDIIEEIEARIELVDKRNEEPDKGDILQKGAYQKDGVQNDVKRSAGDDSEFMNERPSLSFEEVKELTGMQTEQPMIGECRNKPPAEKSQGIEAVIQRDEKCSSNLVNETPLGSGNVKEKDEYVQLIRAIDALVNEKLRGTTGEQQKEKEVQGINEAKEEEYVRDKQPIEEACNVVIEFVEDEKNGNNKESETQFLMEKVDVHFTQSTDVEEDEELVRETMGLLEKIRDQGERAYMDDKPSTEKVHVGTEKDDKQILQISANAVADYGMEMPTSESETEVEKNKADSKEQIKGSVEMDIQKREQLVGSVSETANDDSITKGLTVEISTSIVGQAKDENIVDRSYRLNKEKKDVVFSNEDIREINDDQGLDLSENLSTVSLQGSPPEVNTEESWPSSSYSLHQHASDSSDLPVSTKAQEADNTKIPVENATDAPSNEAIHCEEKIWEQMNALRTIVGYKAARRETCIDELKALYVFTGIEPPPSLKDTCDPAEVDAKLGFLKSVVGVQ